One window of the Zea mays cultivar B73 chromosome 3, Zm-B73-REFERENCE-NAM-5.0, whole genome shotgun sequence genome contains the following:
- the LOC100275936 gene encoding uncharacterized protein LOC100275936: protein MDFVLQVLLRVVMRRSIRRLQEVVDIAVDIGTAVFVAVRVSGLVFRRRLPTPTTTSSSSTTYYYSPGTSSSIGMHVQED, encoded by the coding sequence atggACTTCGTGCTCCAGGTCCTGCTGCGGGTGGTGATGAGAAGAAGCATCCGCAGGCTGCAAGAGGTCGTTGACATCGCCGTGGACATCGGCACGGCTGTCTTCGTGGCCGTGCGGGTCTCCGGCCTCGTCTTCCGCCGCCGGCTGCCCACGCCgactacgacatcgtcgtcgtcgACGACGTACTACTACTCCCCGGGGACGTCCTCCTCGATCGGCATGCATGTCCAGGAGGATTAA